GGGCGAGATGTAATCCTCGCATCGAGACGATACAAGGCGAGAAGGCTCTATTGTCAGGACGAGGGTCGGGGATCTTATCCCTCACCCGATTCCCTTGGCTCCATTGTGAGCCTCGTGGACCGCGCGTAGTCGCGAAGCCTTCGACCGTCGCCGGCGCCGAGCCGGCGCGCGGCGGGCGACGCGCGGTCCCGTCATCATCATTGCCGGAGGGCGCCAGTGCGCAATAGCTTCATCGACATTTCTGCGCCGATCTATTTGGGTTTCGTCGTGCTCGCCGCCTCGCTGTTCGCGGCTTTCGCCTTCGTCGGCAAGCAGTCCTCCGAATATCGCGGCGTGCGGCAGCTGATCTCCGAACGCAGGATGCAGCGCGAGCTGCTGGTTTCGCTCCACGCGGCGGAATCGGGCCAGAGAGGCTTTCTGCTCACCGGCGATCGCTCTTATCTCGAGCCCTATGAGAAAGCCCGCGCCGAGATCGACGGGGATTTCGCATCGCTGGCGAGCTCGATGGGCGGCGAGAACGAGCGTGAGCGGCTCGCGGAGGTTCGCCGATGGGCCGAGGACGCGCTCGGCGAGCTGAAGAAGAGCCTCGATCTCGCGGCGGAGGGTCGTCGCGACGAGGCGGTGGCGATCATCAGCGACGGCCATGGCAAAGCGCTCATGGAGAAAATCCACGCCAGCCTCGAGGCGCTGGTCGCGCGCCAGCAGAAGCTCATCGACGACCAATCGCTCCATATCGAGCGCAGCGGCGGCCTTCTGCGGGTCGGCGCCGCAGTCGCGCTGGCGATGACGATGCTGGTCGGCGGCGCCGGGATCGCGCTGCTGCGCAGCCAGCTGCGCGCGCTCGCCGCGGCGCAGGACGAGCTGCGCTCCGCCAATGAGGCGCTGTCGGCCGAGGCGGCGCAGCGCGAGACGCTCGCCGAGCAATTGCGGCAGTCGCAGAAAATGGAGGCGATCGGCCAGCTCACCGGCGGTCTCGCCCATGACTTCAACAATATGCTCGCCGTCGTCATCGGCAGCGTCAATCTCGCCAAGCGGCGCCTAGCCGGCGTCGATCAGCCCGACGCGATGCGCTATCTCGACAGCGCGCTCGAAGGCGCCGAGCATGCGGCGACGCTGACGCATCGCCTGCTCGCCTTCTCGCGCCGCCAGCCGCTCGCGCCCGAGCCGATCGACCCCAACAAGATGGTGTCGGCCATGGCCGAGATGCTGCGCCGCACGCTCGGCGAGCCGGTGCGTCTCGAAGCGGTCTTCGCTGGAGGATTGTGGCGCGCTTTCGTCGATCCGAGCCAGCTCGAGATGACGATCCTCAATCTCGCGCTCAATGCGCGCGACGCCATGTCCGAGGGCGGCAAGCTCACCATCGAGACCAGCAACGCTTATCTCGACGAAGAATACGCCGCGCGCGAGGTCGGGATTCCGCCCGGTCAATATGTGCTCGTCGCCGTCACCGACACTGGAGCGGGCATGAGCCGCGAGGTGATCGAGCGCGCCTTCGATCCCTTTTTCACGACCAAGCCCGCCGGCCGCGGCACCGGCCTCGGGCTCAGCCAAGTCTATGGCTTTGTGCGGCAATCGGGCGGCCATGTGAAGATCTATTCCGAAGCCGGCCATGGCACGACGGTGAAGATCTATCTGCCGCGCCACCACGGCGCCGCGGAGGCCGCCGATGCGCCGGCGCCGGCGCGGGCGACGCCGCGCGGGGAGAAGCAGGAGACGATACTGGTCGTCGAGGATGATGCGCGCGTGCGCGCGCTCACGGCGGACACGCTGAAGGAGCTCGGCTACAGCGTGCTGGAGGCG
The sequence above is a segment of the Methylosinus trichosporium OB3b genome. Coding sequences within it:
- a CDS encoding response regulator, producing MRNSFIDISAPIYLGFVVLAASLFAAFAFVGKQSSEYRGVRQLISERRMQRELLVSLHAAESGQRGFLLTGDRSYLEPYEKARAEIDGDFASLASSMGGENERERLAEVRRWAEDALGELKKSLDLAAEGRRDEAVAIISDGHGKALMEKIHASLEALVARQQKLIDDQSLHIERSGGLLRVGAAVALAMTMLVGGAGIALLRSQLRALAAAQDELRSANEALSAEAAQRETLAEQLRQSQKMEAIGQLTGGLAHDFNNMLAVVIGSVNLAKRRLAGVDQPDAMRYLDSALEGAEHAATLTHRLLAFSRRQPLAPEPIDPNKMVSAMAEMLRRTLGEPVRLEAVFAGGLWRAFVDPSQLEMTILNLALNARDAMSEGGKLTIETSNAYLDEEYAAREVGIPPGQYVLVAVTDTGAGMSREVIERAFDPFFTTKPAGRGTGLGLSQVYGFVRQSGGHVKIYSEAGHGTTVKIYLPRHHGAAEAADAPAPARATPRGEKQETILVVEDDARVRALTADTLKELGYSVLEADGAAAALRQLDMNRNVDLLFTDVVMPGANGRHLADEARRRRPQLQILFTTGYTRNAVVHNGVLDPGVELIVKPYSIDRLARKVRDLLDRREPGVEATGPGLKILVVDDDIAVGEAMAELLRLDGHETRIATSGEEAIALAQSFRPELALLDLSLPGMNGYDVARAIRASPDGREIVLVASTGSGGETVRLRCEAAGFDHHLVKPTELDALKRLIDARRLRPSRPA